A stretch of the Clostridium fungisolvens genome encodes the following:
- a CDS encoding ClC family H(+)/Cl(-) exchange transporter, translating into MSYNNKNNAYNTISHWQDFKIKIMLEGIIVGIFSGLLIVFYRLALEKAEEFRNKFIVMNSSNILVDIVWFLLLIIGAIIVGKLVENEPMISGSGIPQVEAILRGRLKMNWLPVIIKKFIGGVISIGAGLSLGREGPSIQLGAAVGQGFSKIFKRLKVEERYLITSGASAGLSAAFNAPLAGVMFALEEVHKHFSPLVLFSAMSASLTADVVSRYFFGLSPVFNFQHINLLPLETYGYIIILGIVVGLFGVIYNYSLMNTLKIYEKQKWLSARFKPIIPFVLAGILMIFLPVVLGGGHSIINELISGNFTMKMLLIILFVKFLYSMISFGSGAPGGIFFPLLVLGALTGGIYGKILVHFFSLNPMYVNNFIILAMAGYFAAIVRAPITGSILITEMTGSLTHLLSLSIVSIVAYIVADLLKSEPIYESLLERILKGKNKTVEFENDINKVILEILVPMDSKIEGKQIKDLELPEKCLVVAIKKGEKEIIPRGDTVISSGDFLHILVSESGAAEINECFENNLLLKLNV; encoded by the coding sequence ATGTCGTATAATAACAAAAATAATGCCTACAATACAATATCTCACTGGCAAGATTTTAAAATTAAGATCATGCTAGAAGGTATTATTGTAGGTATTTTTTCGGGTTTATTGATTGTGTTTTATAGGTTAGCTTTAGAAAAAGCTGAGGAATTTAGAAATAAATTTATTGTAATGAACTCTTCAAATATACTTGTTGATATTGTTTGGTTTCTACTATTAATAATTGGCGCTATTATAGTAGGTAAGCTTGTAGAAAATGAACCTATGATAAGTGGCAGTGGAATCCCTCAAGTAGAAGCAATACTTCGTGGGAGACTGAAGATGAATTGGCTGCCTGTAATTATTAAAAAATTTATAGGTGGAGTAATATCAATAGGAGCTGGGCTTTCATTAGGACGTGAAGGTCCTTCTATACAACTTGGAGCTGCGGTAGGACAAGGTTTTAGCAAGATTTTTAAAAGGCTTAAAGTTGAGGAGAGATATCTTATTACCAGTGGAGCTAGTGCTGGGTTGTCAGCAGCTTTTAATGCGCCTCTAGCCGGTGTTATGTTTGCATTGGAGGAAGTACATAAGCATTTTTCTCCTTTAGTATTGTTTTCTGCTATGTCTGCATCTTTGACAGCAGATGTAGTTTCAAGGTACTTCTTTGGTCTGAGTCCTGTGTTTAATTTTCAACATATAAATTTACTACCCCTTGAGACTTATGGATATATTATAATTCTAGGCATTGTGGTTGGTTTATTTGGCGTAATATATAACTATTCTCTTATGAATACTTTAAAAATATATGAAAAACAAAAATGGTTATCAGCAAGATTTAAACCAATAATACCTTTTGTGCTGGCAGGAATATTAATGATATTTTTACCTGTTGTATTGGGTGGAGGGCATTCTATAATAAATGAATTAATATCAGGTAATTTTACTATGAAAATGTTACTCATAATTTTGTTTGTTAAATTTTTATATTCTATGATAAGCTTTGGCTCTGGAGCACCAGGTGGTATATTTTTCCCATTATTAGTTTTGGGAGCTCTAACAGGTGGGATTTATGGAAAGATTCTTGTTCACTTTTTTAGTTTAAATCCAATGTATGTAAATAACTTTATAATACTAGCTATGGCAGGATATTTTGCTGCTATTGTAAGGGCACCAATTACCGGAAGTATATTAATAACTGAAATGACAGGTTCACTTACACATTTGCTATCCTTAAGTATTGTATCAATTGTAGCTTACATTGTGGCTGATTTGTTAAAATCAGAACCGATATATGAATCCCTTCTTGAGAGAATTCTTAAAGGTAAAAATAAGACAGTAGAATTTGAAAATGATATAAACAAGGTTATTTTAGAAATTCTGGTGCCTATGGATTCAAAAATTGAAGGAAAGCAAATAAAAGATTTAGAATTGCCAGAGAAATGTTTGGTTGTAGCCATAAAAAAAGGAGAGAAAGAAATAATTCCGAGAGGAGATACTGTAATTTCCTCAGGTGATTTCCTTCATATTCTCGTAAGTGAAAGTGGTGCAGCAGAAATAAATGAGTGTTTTGAAAATAATTTACTATTAAAGTTAAATGTATAA
- a CDS encoding N-acetylmuramoyl-L-alanine amidase family protein, protein MRKITIGLLSIILMFSFISCENEVKKENVKKDIASEKVEDKTEEKLPIDNNTKTNEKSLVDNNIKNNEDANLDKKEEIKPQEVPKKEEPKTQEAPVKKKIIVLDPGHSAKGNNGQEKLSPDSNTMKIKDPGGAQGIVTKTPEYVVAMKVAVKMKSLLEQNGFIVIMTKTQDSENPGNIERAEVGNKNNADLVVRIHCDSSTNQSAKGASMLVPAPVGYAKAINDVSKKYGQTILSDLVATAGMSNKGLVERNDLTGFNWSKVPTVLIEMGFMSNPEEDKLLNQEEYQNKLASGLCKGIMDSLK, encoded by the coding sequence ATGAGAAAAATTACAATTGGGTTATTATCTATAATACTTATGTTTTCATTCATAAGTTGTGAAAATGAAGTTAAAAAGGAAAATGTAAAAAAGGATATTGCATCTGAAAAAGTAGAAGATAAAACCGAAGAAAAGTTACCAATAGATAATAATACCAAAACTAATGAAAAGTCATTAGTGGATAATAACATCAAAAATAACGAAGATGCAAACCTTGATAAAAAAGAAGAGATTAAGCCACAAGAAGTACCTAAAAAAGAAGAGCCGAAGACACAAGAAGCCCCAGTTAAAAAGAAAATAATAGTTTTAGATCCTGGACATTCAGCGAAAGGAAATAATGGGCAGGAAAAGCTTTCTCCTGATTCTAATACTATGAAAATAAAAGATCCAGGTGGGGCACAAGGTATAGTAACAAAAACACCTGAATACGTAGTGGCTATGAAGGTTGCAGTTAAAATGAAAAGTTTACTTGAACAAAATGGATTTATCGTAATAATGACAAAGACTCAAGATAGTGAAAACCCAGGAAATATAGAAAGAGCGGAAGTTGGAAATAAAAATAATGCTGATTTAGTTGTGAGAATCCATTGTGACTCTTCAACTAACCAAAGTGCAAAAGGAGCTTCAATGTTAGTACCAGCTCCTGTAGGTTATGCAAAGGCTATAAATGATGTAAGTAAAAAATATGGGCAAACCATATTAAGTGATTTAGTAGCTACAGCAGGTATGAGTAATAAAGGATTAGTAGAAAGAAATGATTTAACTGGTTTCAATTGGTCTAAGGTTCCAACAGTTTTAATAGAAATGGGATTTATGTCTAATCCAGAGGAGGATAAACTTTTAAACCAAGAGGAGTATCAAAACAAGTTAGCTAGCGGATTATGTAAGGGAATAATGGATTCATTAAAATAG
- a CDS encoding YARHG domain-containing protein: MENTKIDKLFSEGKYEEAFKQFEVIYKLGGDFKANSHYEDIMLNNAAKLTGSPVQSTKEMLLKNNKTYFDNLDEDVYDEIIQVTTTGYNEDTRLKVNLYKNISGQYKLADNYLGEYDVDTQIQGIYNYDKGKKGIYIRTNGRFDVATVVLGVTSGKLQVKGVVRANNYTGPVDVDKDGTYEVVANNVSQIATSDKGVSKWFKVYDDGRTPTEVKVTAEQAANSTPANQEDSASSISVNTSPSVEDYVFVDSDRRYLTDADLADLSKDKLAIARNEIFARHGYVFKTDEFKNYFTSKQWYVPNPSYDGTDTVFNEYEKANYKLIQQWENKK, encoded by the coding sequence ATGGAAAATACAAAAATAGATAAACTTTTTAGTGAAGGAAAATATGAAGAAGCCTTTAAACAATTTGAGGTAATATATAAGCTAGGTGGAGACTTTAAAGCAAATAGTCATTATGAAGATATAATGTTGAATAATGCAGCTAAGCTTACTGGGAGTCCAGTACAAAGTACAAAAGAAATGCTTTTGAAGAATAATAAAACTTATTTTGATAATCTTGACGAAGATGTTTACGATGAAATAATACAAGTTACAACTACTGGTTACAATGAAGATACTAGATTGAAAGTAAATTTATACAAAAATATTAGTGGACAATATAAATTAGCAGACAACTATTTAGGCGAATATGATGTGGACACGCAAATCCAAGGGATATATAATTATGATAAGGGAAAAAAAGGTATATATATAAGGACCAATGGTAGATTTGATGTAGCAACAGTAGTTTTAGGAGTAACAAGTGGAAAACTTCAGGTCAAGGGAGTAGTACGTGCGAATAATTACACTGGCCCAGTTGATGTAGATAAAGATGGGACATATGAAGTTGTTGCGAATAACGTAAGTCAGATAGCTACTTCTGATAAGGGAGTTTCGAAATGGTTTAAAGTTTACGACGATGGAAGAACTCCCACAGAGGTAAAGGTTACTGCTGAGCAAGCAGCAAATAGCACCCCAGCTAATCAAGAAGATAGCGCTAGTAGTATTTCAGTTAATACCTCGCCAAGCGTAGAAGATTATGTTTTTGTAGATAGCGATAGAAGGTACTTAACAGATGCTGATTTAGCAGATCTAAGTAAGGATAAATTGGCTATAGCAAGAAATGAAATCTTTGCACGACATGGTTATGTATTTAAAACAGACGAGTTCAAGAACTATTTTACCTCAAAGCAATGGTATGTTCCAAATCCAAGTTATGATGGAACCGACACAGTGTTTAATGAATATGAGAAGGCTAACTATAAGCTTATACAACAATGGGAGAATAAGAAATGA
- a CDS encoding SDR family oxidoreductase gives MKTETKELVLVTGGSGYIAINIILKLLKQGYRVRTTLRTMSRQDEVKSMLSAGGIVSFDNLEFIQADLMNDDNWHEAAVGVTYVIHVASPTPATRPDDGDEMVKMAVDGTLRVMKAAKEAKVKRVVMTSASGAVLAGHKHHPDIFTEDDWTNLDGKIDAYQRSKTMAEQAAWAFAKENKMELSTILPVAVMGPILGKDFSHSNQIIRTILMGKMPFLMKMGFDSVDVRDVAELHLLAMTKQVAAGERFLATTGENITYKEEAKFLRQNFGDEANNVSTREMPDFLVKLLAVFMKDLRMPATFLGQNTACSNLKAKNMLGWQPRPAREGILATARSMIELNLL, from the coding sequence ATGAAAACAGAAACAAAAGAACTAGTGTTAGTCACAGGCGGAAGTGGATATATTGCTATAAATATTATCTTGAAGTTGCTTAAACAAGGCTATCGTGTGAGGACAACACTGCGAACAATGTCACGACAGGATGAAGTGAAATCGATGCTTTCAGCAGGCGGAATTGTAAGTTTTGACAATTTAGAATTTATTCAAGCCGATCTCATGAATGATGATAATTGGCATGAAGCTGCAGTGGGGGTAACTTATGTGATTCACGTAGCTTCCCCCACTCCAGCCACTCGACCTGACGATGGCGATGAAATGGTGAAAATGGCTGTGGATGGCACTCTTCGTGTGATGAAAGCAGCTAAAGAAGCAAAGGTAAAACGTGTTGTGATGACCTCAGCTTCTGGTGCAGTTCTTGCAGGACACAAGCATCATCCAGACATTTTTACAGAAGATGATTGGACAAATCTTGATGGAAAGATTGATGCTTATCAGCGTTCAAAAACAATGGCAGAACAAGCGGCATGGGCTTTTGCCAAGGAAAATAAGATGGAATTAAGTACTATTCTTCCTGTGGCTGTGATGGGGCCCATTCTTGGCAAAGACTTCTCACATTCCAACCAAATAATCCGTACAATTCTGATGGGAAAAATGCCATTTTTGATGAAAATGGGCTTTGATTCTGTGGATGTACGTGATGTGGCAGAGTTACATTTACTTGCTATGACGAAACAAGTAGCAGCAGGTGAGAGGTTCCTAGCAACAACAGGAGAAAATATAACGTATAAAGAGGAAGCAAAATTTCTACGTCAGAACTTTGGAGATGAAGCAAACAATGTCTCCACTCGTGAGATGCCAGATTTCCTTGTTAAATTACTTGCTGTTTTTATGAAAGATTTGAGGATGCCAGCCACTTTTCTAGGACAAAACACAGCTTGCAGTAATTTAAAAGCAAAGAATATGCTTGGCTGGCAGCCACGGCCAGCTCGTGAAGGAATTCTTGCAACTGCTAGAAGTATGATTGAACTTAATTTGCTTTAG
- a CDS encoding TetR/AcrR family transcriptional regulator, with amino-acid sequence MAATYLAQLIKADTKEFLTTALLQLLVKEKLSALTVSKVCQRAGVSRMAFYRNFDGLEQILYEYYQPKISAIFDTISTETNPSIKFDQQTAFFDKFEQDLILSVNHGFESIIQEIFTAEIEKFYSTSADEYISTFMSAGVYALWRKWILDGRKKPLTEIHSLLQKVSFSVSIESTQK; translated from the coding sequence ATGGCAGCAACATATCTAGCACAGCTCATAAAAGCAGATACTAAAGAATTTCTCACCACAGCACTCTTACAGCTTTTAGTAAAAGAAAAATTATCAGCACTTACTGTTTCAAAAGTCTGTCAACGGGCTGGTGTTAGTCGAATGGCTTTTTATCGTAATTTTGATGGGCTGGAACAGATATTATACGAATACTATCAACCAAAAATTTCTGCTATCTTTGATACTATTAGCACAGAAACCAATCCGTCTATCAAATTCGATCAACAGACTGCATTCTTTGATAAATTCGAACAGGATCTAATTTTATCGGTTAATCACGGGTTTGAATCTATTATTCAGGAAATCTTCACTGCCGAAATAGAAAAATTTTACTCTACTAGCGCTGACGAGTATATTTCTACCTTTATGTCAGCTGGGGTTTATGCTCTTTGGCGAAAATGGATTTTGGATGGGCGAAAAAAGCCATTGACTGAAATTCACTCCCTTCTACAAAAAGTAAGCTTTTCTGTAAGTATAGAAAGTACTCAGAAATAA
- a CDS encoding AAA family ATPase has protein sequence MYFNECISKIKQYSLARIPFISFNTVEKGRALEVCKQVSSDLALPFFVHTLSKGMYDISNGRSVNEDKSIVGALDFIADQMKVKQNLTFVLTEVSEIDNDTMTARYLQDIVSLAEENGGVIIALTTTPVWAQLQRLGMALSLDLPSEEEMLKIIHENIEPYKRDILIEWDNNDFREAATILTGVTQVEAQNVIVSLVANRAIKKSDLVELNFAKNKLFSNIEGLEKIDVSQSILDVGGLGGLKDWLNSKKKLQTPEKRDELRRRGLQPPRGVLLVGVPGCGKSLSAKAIAAFWNLPLYRLDFATVQGQYVGQSEQQLKEAFQTAEHLSPCVLWIDEIEKGLGGSGNDSSGVTTRMVGQFLFWMQECKKLVFVVATANDVSKLPSELLRRGRFDELFFVDLPTEAERDEIIRLYIKKYLQMDLSESTIKQLVDLTEGFTGADLESSLRDVAYRLIADDELNYSDELIINSLSNVVPLSKTSPEKIEAIRDWGRERAVPASGQPIGGKESNNKVIRRVLV, from the coding sequence ATGTATTTCAATGAATGTATCAGTAAGATAAAACAATACTCACTTGCTAGAATTCCATTTATATCATTTAATACTGTTGAGAAAGGTAGAGCATTAGAAGTTTGTAAGCAAGTATCAAGTGACTTAGCTTTACCATTTTTTGTTCATACACTTTCAAAGGGGATGTATGACATATCAAATGGCAGATCAGTGAATGAAGATAAATCTATAGTTGGTGCCTTAGATTTCATTGCTGATCAAATGAAGGTTAAGCAAAACTTAACATTTGTACTTACAGAAGTATCAGAAATTGATAATGACACAATGACTGCAAGATATTTGCAAGATATCGTATCGTTGGCTGAAGAAAATGGAGGAGTAATTATCGCATTAACAACTACTCCGGTTTGGGCACAATTACAACGATTAGGGATGGCATTATCCTTGGACTTACCAAGTGAAGAAGAGATGTTGAAAATCATACATGAAAACATTGAACCATATAAAAGAGATATCTTAATAGAGTGGGATAATAATGATTTTAGAGAAGCTGCTACCATTTTAACGGGGGTAACGCAAGTTGAAGCTCAAAATGTTATCGTATCTTTAGTTGCAAATAGAGCAATAAAGAAAAGCGACTTAGTCGAATTGAACTTTGCTAAGAATAAGTTATTCTCTAATATTGAGGGCCTTGAAAAAATAGATGTTTCACAAAGTATTTTAGATGTAGGTGGATTAGGTGGACTTAAAGACTGGCTTAACAGTAAGAAAAAGCTTCAAACTCCAGAGAAAAGAGATGAACTAAGAAGACGCGGACTTCAACCACCTAGGGGAGTCCTTTTAGTAGGGGTACCCGGATGTGGTAAGTCACTTTCAGCGAAGGCTATTGCAGCTTTTTGGAATCTACCACTATATAGACTTGACTTTGCAACAGTACAAGGACAATATGTTGGACAGAGTGAACAGCAGCTTAAAGAAGCATTTCAAACAGCTGAACACCTTTCGCCTTGTGTGTTATGGATAGATGAAATTGAAAAAGGTCTTGGAGGATCAGGAAATGATTCATCTGGAGTTACCACTAGAATGGTAGGACAATTTCTGTTTTGGATGCAAGAGTGTAAAAAGTTAGTTTTTGTGGTAGCAACTGCAAATGATGTCTCAAAACTACCTTCTGAACTATTAAGACGTGGACGTTTTGATGAATTATTTTTTGTAGATTTGCCAACTGAAGCTGAGAGGGATGAAATAATTAGATTATATATTAAGAAATATCTTCAAATGGATTTAAGTGAGAGCACTATTAAGCAGCTTGTTGATTTAACAGAGGGATTTACTGGTGCAGATCTTGAATCTTCTTTAAGAGATGTTGCATACAGATTAATTGCAGATGATGAACTTAATTATTCAGATGAGCTAATAATAAATTCACTAAGCAATGTTGTTCCGCTTTCTAAAACAAGTCCTGAAAAGATAGAAGCAATTAGAGATTGGGGAAGAGAGAGGGCAGTACCAGCATCTGGTCAGCCTATAGGCGGCAAAGAATCAAACAATAAGGTTATTAGAAGAGTTTTAGTTTAA
- a CDS encoding glycoside hydrolase family 3 C-terminal domain-containing protein, which produces MKRGKKIISWGLSVMMCFGGGHNALAATTDPTQSQRERDNATLARSVASQGMVLLEQNADHALPITAKSKSVALFGNGAIRTVRGGTGSGDPFNGGLSGGGDPMVNQNSRYHVNIYDTFIRKGYTVADSQFLESWVAGYDKELKTAASNPMTTFSYPEMQLTEDLVKSSSANTDTAIYVISRNAGEGADRSKTTMAGKLSNGTTFEVGDYELTAVEKSNLEMVGKNFKKVIVVLNVGGVIDTKFFKQIDGLDSLLLMGQAGQEAGDALFDVVTGAVTPSGKLTSTWAVNYSDYPASATFANNDKKIDKEVYNEGIYVGYRYFDTFGITPKYEFGYGLSYTNFDINVKEVSADTERVTVKAEVKNTGSTYSGKEVVQVYYSAPDSVDSEKAYQELAGYAKTDELAPGESQVLKISYNTKDMAYYNEKQAAYILDAGDYVIRVGKSSRNTSIAGIVKLDKKTVTEQLSNQMKVPESESLVEWSKKGKTPYTYTGEASEKAKAPVLKLSSSDFPKALNNASQYDSEVVSTYTTNSNAVKAQSYEKIVQVKDKPGSTLLDVYNKKVTMEEFVAQMSLEELATLNCGSGWGVSNDNAPIVGSNSDTIPGAAGETTRKYFDKYGIPSIILADGPGGIRIKQSYKATNVNTEEQKTYYQYCTAWPVSVLRAQTWDKDLMYKVGTAFAAELKEMGITLVLGPSLNIHRDPLNGRNFEYYSEDPVISGLSAAAETQGIQSLPGVGACLKHYAANNQESNRNAVDTIVSERTLREIYLKGFEIAVKASQPMSIMTSYNKINGVPTADSYDLCTDLARGEWGFQGLIMTDWNGGSSTPSKSMHAGNDLIMPGGTNRVQNIMGGLIDLKPVFDEKGQVALLEQKSFITMYSANWGEFVPSTTGTTKVVAQLAQGNHATVDGQGNILVNGQTIYRTYQFNWFAPGTWKDPLTTQYAEVSADGSQIIYHGYYPDNNKITLGDVQKSAMNNLKIIMQSDYMKKFYANEKIKQTPYSSQYKLTKYNYVDKSKIR; this is translated from the coding sequence ATGAAAAGAGGGAAGAAAATAATTTCTTGGGGTTTATCGGTTATGATGTGTTTTGGGGGCGGTCATAATGCACTAGCAGCTACTACAGACCCAACACAATCACAAAGAGAAAGGGACAACGCTACATTAGCAAGAAGTGTTGCCTCTCAGGGAATGGTGCTGTTAGAGCAAAATGCTGACCATGCGCTGCCTATAACCGCCAAATCTAAATCAGTTGCACTGTTCGGTAATGGAGCTATTCGTACAGTTCGTGGTGGTACCGGGTCCGGCGATCCATTTAACGGTGGACTCAGCGGAGGCGGTGACCCTATGGTAAATCAGAACAGCCGCTATCATGTAAATATTTATGATACATTTATCAGAAAAGGGTATACAGTAGCTGATAGCCAATTTTTAGAAAGTTGGGTGGCCGGTTATGATAAAGAATTAAAGACCGCTGCTAGCAACCCAATGACAACGTTTTCTTATCCTGAAATGCAGCTTACAGAGGACTTGGTGAAGTCTTCCTCGGCAAATACGGATACTGCTATTTATGTAATTTCTCGTAATGCCGGTGAAGGCGCAGACCGAAGCAAGACAACCATGGCTGGTAAACTTAGCAATGGAACCACATTTGAGGTTGGCGACTATGAGTTAACAGCAGTGGAAAAATCCAACCTTGAAATGGTTGGTAAAAACTTTAAGAAGGTTATTGTTGTACTCAATGTAGGTGGAGTTATCGATACAAAGTTCTTTAAGCAAATAGATGGTTTGGATAGTTTGCTTTTAATGGGACAGGCAGGGCAGGAAGCCGGAGATGCATTATTTGATGTTGTAACCGGTGCTGTAACACCATCAGGTAAATTAACATCTACCTGGGCTGTAAACTACAGTGATTATCCTGCTTCTGCAACCTTTGCCAATAACGATAAGAAAATAGATAAAGAGGTATACAATGAAGGGATATATGTTGGTTACCGCTATTTTGATACCTTTGGCATTACTCCAAAGTATGAGTTCGGATACGGTTTGTCCTACACTAACTTTGATATAAATGTAAAGGAAGTTTCTGCCGATACTGAAAGGGTTACTGTAAAAGCAGAAGTTAAAAACACAGGAAGTACCTATTCCGGCAAAGAGGTAGTACAGGTTTATTATTCTGCACCAGACAGTGTGGACTCAGAAAAGGCATACCAGGAATTAGCAGGTTATGCGAAAACCGATGAACTGGCACCAGGTGAAAGCCAGGTTCTTAAAATCAGTTACAATACGAAAGATATGGCATACTATAATGAGAAACAGGCAGCTTATATTTTGGATGCAGGGGACTATGTCATCAGAGTAGGAAAATCCTCCAGAAATACATCCATAGCAGGTATCGTTAAACTTGATAAGAAGACGGTAACAGAGCAGTTAAGTAATCAGATGAAAGTTCCAGAAAGCGAAAGTCTAGTAGAGTGGTCAAAAAAAGGAAAGACACCATATACTTATACTGGAGAAGCGTCTGAAAAAGCAAAAGCACCAGTATTAAAACTATCAAGCTCTGATTTTCCAAAAGCACTAAATAATGCATCCCAGTACGATAGTGAAGTTGTCAGCACCTACACGACTAATTCGAATGCAGTAAAAGCACAAAGCTATGAAAAAATAGTACAGGTAAAGGATAAACCTGGTTCAACTTTATTGGATGTCTATAATAAAAAAGTAACAATGGAAGAATTTGTTGCACAAATGTCCTTGGAAGAATTGGCCACATTAAATTGCGGATCCGGCTGGGGCGTTTCCAATGATAATGCACCAATTGTTGGTTCAAACTCCGACACTATTCCAGGTGCCGCCGGCGAAACCACCAGAAAGTATTTTGACAAGTATGGAATTCCTTCAATTATACTTGCAGATGGGCCGGGAGGTATCCGTATAAAACAATCATATAAAGCAACTAACGTAAACACAGAAGAACAGAAAACATATTACCAATATTGCACCGCTTGGCCAGTATCGGTATTACGTGCCCAGACATGGGATAAGGACCTGATGTATAAGGTGGGAACAGCATTTGCTGCAGAGTTAAAGGAAATGGGAATAACCCTTGTATTGGGCCCTAGCTTAAACATCCATAGGGATCCGTTAAACGGCAGAAACTTTGAATATTACTCAGAGGACCCGGTTATTTCAGGATTAAGCGCAGCAGCTGAGACTCAGGGAATTCAATCCTTACCCGGAGTTGGGGCTTGCTTAAAGCACTATGCAGCAAATAATCAGGAAAGCAACCGTAATGCAGTGGATACCATCGTAAGTGAAAGAACTCTCCGTGAAATATACCTAAAAGGTTTTGAGATAGCCGTAAAGGCATCTCAGCCAATGTCCATCATGACCTCCTATAATAAGATTAATGGTGTACCAACAGCAGACAGTTATGATCTGTGTACAGACCTTGCAAGAGGAGAATGGGGATTCCAGGGTTTAATTATGACAGATTGGAATGGCGGATCTTCTACTCCTTCAAAATCTATGCACGCAGGTAATGATTTAATTATGCCAGGTGGTACCAACAGAGTACAAAACATCATGGGCGGCCTAATTGATTTGAAACCTGTATTTGATGAAAAAGGACAGGTAGCATTGTTGGAGCAAAAGAGTTTTATTACTATGTATAGTGCTAACTGGGGAGAATTTGTGCCATCTACTACAGGAACTACCAAAGTAGTTGCACAATTAGCTCAAGGGAATCATGCCACAGTAGATGGACAAGGAAATATTCTTGTAAATGGACAAACGATCTATCGCACATATCAGTTCAACTGGTTTGCTCCTGGAACATGGAAGGACCCATTGACAACGCAATACGCGGAAGTAAGTGCAGATGGAAGTCAAATTATTTATCATGGATATTATCCTGACAATAATAAGATTACATTAGGAGATGTTCAGAAGTCTGCCATGAACAACCTGAAAATAATCATGCAGTCAGATTACATGAAGAAGTTCTATGCTAACGAAAAGATAAAGCAGACACCGTACTCAAGTCAATATAAATTGACTAAGTACAATTATGTAGACAAAAGCAAGATAAGATAA
- a CDS encoding sensor histidine kinase has protein sequence MIIPILNFCVLLILEHAGITSNIFASMLMAMFIINIVFYITYSNIVNDYEDKVLYLMNTQYLQLQVQNYEEIKKAYNALNGFRHDLKNHILCMQIMLEKQQFEEVQHYFSELAMDKAMMLSTVKCGNHAADAVLSFKSALAYSEKIPFHIQISASVDIKMKDFELCAVLSNLLDNAMEASYNVDEPHIKVKITSLRDCLIFLISNKTSENILENNPNLKTTKKDKENHGVGISVVDSIIKQYGGQLSFYMEKGYFHANVVLPK, from the coding sequence ATGATAATACCTATACTTAATTTTTGCGTTCTACTCATATTAGAACATGCAGGTATTACATCCAATATTTTCGCAAGCATGCTGATGGCAATGTTTATTATCAATATTGTATTTTATATCACTTATTCCAATATTGTTAATGACTATGAAGATAAAGTTCTCTATCTTATGAATACACAGTATCTGCAGCTGCAAGTACAGAATTATGAAGAAATTAAAAAGGCATATAATGCGCTGAATGGGTTCAGACATGACTTGAAAAATCATATATTATGTATGCAGATTATGCTTGAAAAGCAGCAGTTTGAGGAAGTACAGCATTATTTTTCAGAGCTGGCCATGGATAAAGCTATGATGCTTTCAACAGTTAAGTGCGGCAACCATGCCGCTGATGCAGTGCTGAGTTTTAAAAGTGCTCTTGCTTATTCTGAAAAAATACCATTTCATATACAGATATCTGCTTCTGTGGATATTAAGATGAAAGATTTTGAGCTGTGTGCAGTGCTTTCAAATTTATTAGATAATGCCATGGAAGCTTCATATAACGTGGACGAGCCTCATATAAAAGTGAAAATCACTTCTTTAAGAGATTGTTTAATATTTCTAATTTCTAATAAAACAAGTGAGAATATTTTGGAGAATAACCCGAATTTAAAAACCACTAAAAAAGATAAAGAAAATCATGGAGTTGGAATATCTGTAGTAGACTCTATTATAAAACAATATGGTGGACAGCTTTCCTTCTATATGGAGAAAGGGTATTTTCACGCTAATGTTGTATTGCCAAAATAA